Below is a window of bacterium DNA.
AACAGCCCGATTCTTGCTTGAGGTGTAGTAGCACCTCGTAATTCGTTCATAGACACATACTTTTTTACTGGAAGAAAAGACAAAGGCAAGGATAAGAGCATAAAAGAGAAGCGTATGGGGTGTCTATTCACTCTCTCCCTCTTTTTGCCTTCTACCCTTAGGGGAGAAGGATCAAGGGTGAGGTTACCCCTGTATGTCATTCCGGACTTGATCCGGAATCTCGTTTTTCACGTTGCGCTTACTACCAACGTGGGTTAAATGAGAGATCCTGAAACAAGTTCAGGATTACAAATTGAGCGTTTGGGCATAAAATGGGCGAGTAGTAGGTACCACAGCCCCCCCATTCCATCTTTTGTAGTTTGTCTTGCGAGCTTTATCCGCCAAAGCCAACCTACGCTACAATACAAGCTTCGGCAGGTATACCTTGGCGTAGGAGGGCGTTTTTTGGCGTGGCAATCTCGCCGTAGGCGGAAAAGGAATGAGAATAAACAATAGTGTATAGGATAAATACGAGGGTTGCCACGTCATTAAAAGGCATTCCTCGCAATGCCATAAAACGGCAGATAAAAGCATAAAAGAAAGAAGTAAAAACATATAGAAACATTTAACAGAACTTTATAAAACAACTGGAGGAAAAATGAAAAGAATAGTTTTAGGGTTTATTGTATTTTCTGTGCTATGTGTAAATAGTTTTACGTTTGACAACTATAAAGATGCTTTCAATTCTGGAACAAAAAAAACTGAAGGATTTGGTGACTGGGAATCTGCCAGAAAAGATTTTACTGAAGCCCTCTCTCTTACAAAAAGAATCAATGAAAAAGGAGACGCCACCTACCAAATAGGCGAAACATATTTTTGGGAAAACAATTACCAGCAAGCAAGAAATGAATATGCCAAAATAAAAGATATCGAAAAAATAACAGTTGCATATTTAGCTATGGCTCAGATAAGAGTGGGGGACACATTTGCAGCTGAAAAGAATTATTCTCAAGCAAGACAAGAGTATCAAAAGGTGTTACAGATTGAAGGTAAAATACCTAACACACTCATAAGAAGGTTTACTTCTGTACCAAAAGTAGAAGCCCAATATAAGATTGGTGAAATGTTTAGAGCAGAACACAATTATTCTAAGGCAAAAGAAGAGTTTGCTAAAATCCTTAATATGCCGGAAGCAACAGAGAAAGATAAACTTGAAGCAAAATATAGAATAAAATCTATCTATAGGTAAAACTTTTACTCCTATAAAAGATGTTTGATTAAAAGATTGACAGATATAAATCAAAATGGTATTCTAATATAAATGGTTTATGTTACTTAACATAAACTGACCATAATGAGGAGGTGAAAAAGATGAAAAAGAAAGGATTCACTCTCATTGAACTTCTTGTGGTAATAGCTATAATAGCAATACTTGCAGGTATGCTTCTGCCTGCGTTAGTAAGGGCGCGTGAACAGGCAAGAAGAGGAGTCTGTTTAAGTAACCTCAAACAACTCGGACTTATCCTACATATATACGCACAAGACTGGAGCGGTTGGTTCCCCATACACGATACTTCAGTAATCTATAATGATACAAACAAAAGAACCGACCCAAAAGCAAATGCATCTCTTGCTCTGTTGACTGGTCAAACAATCCCTTATGAAGAAGACGGCGAAACCCCTCATCCCGCATTAGACACCAACCCCTACACAAACGAATACAAACTTTTTATTTGCCCAAGTAGTGGTGATGTTCCGAGTGATGAAAGGACAGACCTGCCAAAAGGGATACTTACTTCGCCTCTTGAAGGTGCAAGCGGATCTGACTATACCTGTTCTTATGCTTACGCTTATGGGTTAAACATACAAACACACACAGATACCGCTATTATGGCTGACAGAAAGGTTATTGGCGGCTTTGCTACTCTTGGATACAATAATACTAGTTTTCATGGTCTCCGCCCAGACGCAAGCCACGGAACCAAAGGAGTAAACGTTCTTTATGTTGGCGGACACGCAAAATGGATAGCTACACAATATTTCACGTCTGGCAATTATGGATATTTACCAAAAGAACCGTTCCCTAATTGTGGAAAAGACAAAGCAGGAGCTATGGTAAATTTACACCCTACTTATTAAAAATTTGAGAGGTAAAATATATGAAAAAGAAAGGATTTACCCTTATAGAACTTCTTGTAGTTATAGCGATAATTGCTATTCTTGCGGGTATGCTTCTACCAGCACTTTCAAAAGCAAGAGCCAGAGCAAAATCTGCTACCTGTATGAACAACCTAAAACAGATAGGTATTGCTGCCCTTATGTATTCTCAGAATTGGAACGATAAACTTCTTTTAATATGCGGTGCTTATAGATGGTTAGAAGCATGGGACCCTAGCAACACAGACAACACAAAAGGTATAAGAAGTATGGCAGTATGCCCTGCCTGGAAACCTTACCAATACCCCGGCAACAGTGATATTACTTATGGGGTAAGAGCTGGATATTTTTATAATCATGCGAGCGCTCTTTACAGACAAACTAGTGGTAACTATGCTTACCTCAATATTGCCAAGGTCCAACAACCTTCTAAATGGTGGTATATGACAGACTCATACTATGATAGACCCGGCTATTCACAACATGGAAATCAATATAGAACAATAGCTTATGAAGAAACTGGCTATGGTAAAATACATTTTAGACACCCAGGCGCAACCGCTAACTTTCTTTTTGTTGACGGGCACGTAGGCTCATTGACAAAGAGCCAATTTGAAAGTCTTTTGATAGACTACCCTCAGGGTATTAGAGGAAATTATAGTTTTTGGGTAATGGATGAAAAAATTCAGAGATATGAAATTAAATTACCTGTTTTAACAACTTTCTGATAGGATAAGGTAACTGGAAATAAAACAACTTTGAACAAAATATTAACGGCAGATTTTCTCTTTAACTCTTTCTAAAAGAGTTTCTTCGTCAGGAATGTTTGATATATTTAGTTCTATATCCATAAACACATCAATAAATACCCTTATTAAAGTATTTTTGGTTATTCTTTCTTTTTTAAACTCGCTTGTTCTATTTTTCTGTATATCCCTTATTAGTTTTTCTAAAAATTCAAGTTGGTCTTCCCTTAACAAAGAAGTCAAACGAACATCAAAAGTTTGAAATTTAGGGATATTTTCTTTACTTGACCGTTTTTTTGGTAACACAACATTGCTTGTTTTAGTTTCTTTCTCTTCTTTTTCTATACTTGTAGGCGTAATCCAACTTAACGGGTCCTTACCAAGTCCGGTCTTTTTCATTTTTTACCTCCCTGCTTAACCACTTCAGAAGCCAAATTCATATAATCCTCAGCACCATAACTACCTTGAGCAAAATCTATTACAGATTTTCCATAACTTGGAGCTTCAGCCAACTTAACATTATCTCTTATTTTTGTAGTGAACATCTTTTTCCCAAAATGCCCCTTAATTTTAGATGCAACATCTTTACATATATTTTTTCTTGAATCAAACATCGTTACAATAATACCAGTAATTTTTAGGTTACTGTTTAATCTATCCTGAATAATTTCAATAGTTTGTAAAAGTTTTGTTAACCCCTCAAGTGCAAAGAACTCTGCTTGTATTGGTATAAAAATCTCATTAACGGTTGTTAAAGCGTTTAAAGTAAGAAGTCCCACAGAAGGAGGGCAATCAATAAGAAGATAATCAAAGTTTTGTTTATGTTTTTTTAGCATATCTCTTAGAATTATTTCTCTACCTATTTCATTGACAAGTTCTATTTCAGCACTTGCAAGTTCAATCTTTGAAGGTAGAATAAAAAGGTTTTTTACATAAGTTTCTACCAGAACATCTTGTACAGGAGTTCTTTTAATAAGCACATCATAAACAGAGCCTTTTATGTTTGGTGGCTCAAAGCCAAGATGTATAGTTGTATGAGATTGTGGGTCCATATCTATAAGAAGTACTTTATTACCTTTACGCGCAAGACACGCTCCAAGATTAACAACAGTGGTAGTTTTTCCTGAACCGCCTTTCTGGTTTATTACAGCGATTTTTCTCATTTTTTCTCTCCTCTTCTGAAGTTCATAACTATATAATTTTATAATGAGTTAAGATATTTGTCAATAAGACTATAAAATGATATTATTTCTTTATGAATATAACAGGAAAAACTCAGATTACAGGTGTTATGGGATACCCAGTAAAACACTCTCTTTCACCTATATTTCAAAACGCAGCTTATAAAAAATTAGGATTAAAATATGTTTATATCCCAATGGAAGTTGCTCCTGAAAACCTAAAAACAGCAGTTAGAGGTATTAGAGCATTAAACTTTAGGGGCGTAAACCTTACAATACCTCATAAAAAACAGGTATTAGAGTATCTTGATGAAATA
It encodes the following:
- a CDS encoding AAA family ATPase, whose translation is MRKIAVINQKGGSGKTTTVVNLGACLARKGNKVLLIDMDPQSHTTIHLGFEPPNIKGSVYDVLIKRTPVQDVLVETYVKNLFILPSKIELASAEIELVNEIGREIILRDMLKKHKQNFDYLLIDCPPSVGLLTLNALTTVNEIFIPIQAEFFALEGLTKLLQTIEIIQDRLNSNLKITGIIVTMFDSRKNICKDVASKIKGHFGKKMFTTKIRDNVKLAEAPSYGKSVIDFAQGSYGAEDYMNLASEVVKQGGKK
- a CDS encoding DUF1559 domain-containing protein; this encodes MLLPALVRAREQARRGVCLSNLKQLGLILHIYAQDWSGWFPIHDTSVIYNDTNKRTDPKANASLALLTGQTIPYEEDGETPHPALDTNPYTNEYKLFICPSSGDVPSDERTDLPKGILTSPLEGASGSDYTCSYAYAYGLNIQTHTDTAIMADRKVIGGFATLGYNNTSFHGLRPDASHGTKGVNVLYVGGHAKWIATQYFTSGNYGYLPKEPFPNCGKDKAGAMVNLHPTY
- a CDS encoding tetratricopeptide repeat protein, with product MKRIVLGFIVFSVLCVNSFTFDNYKDAFNSGTKKTEGFGDWESARKDFTEALSLTKRINEKGDATYQIGETYFWENNYQQARNEYAKIKDIEKITVAYLAMAQIRVGDTFAAEKNYSQARQEYQKVLQIEGKIPNTLIRRFTSVPKVEAQYKIGEMFRAEHNYSKAKEEFAKILNMPEATEKDKLEAKYRIKSIYR